The Synechococcus sp. CC9605 sequence ACGATCAGCTGGCGGCCTGAGCCGGCTCAGCTGTGCTCGCGCAAGAAAGCGACCGTGGAAGCGAGCTCTTCGCTGAAGCGGTCGATCTCTTCAAAGGTGCTGGTGAAACTCAGGCTGGCCCGCGCTGAAGCTGTCACGTCATAGATGCGGTGCAAGGGCTGACAGCAGTGGTGACCACTGCGAATGCAGATCCCGGAGGCATCAATCAGAGCGGCGATGTCGTTGGCATGCACGCCATCCACCAGGAATGTGGCGAGGGCACCACGCTCGGGCTGTTGATCCGGCGTAGGGCCCAAGACCCGCACACCATCAATGGCCTGCAGCCGAGCGAACAGATGCCTGGTGAGCTGCGCCTCCCAGGCCTGAATCGCCTCCAGACCCACCATCTGCAGATAGCGAATCGCTGCCCCCATGCCCACCGCCTCACCAATGGCAGGGGTGCCCGCTTCGAACTTATGGGGCAACACCGCCCAAGTGCTGTGGTCCAGGAAAACGTCCTGAATCATCTCGCCGCCGCCCAGGAAGGGAGGCATCGCCTCCAGCAGCGACTCCCGCGCCCAGAGGAATCCCATGCCGGTGGGACCACAGAGCTTGTGGGACGAGCCGACCAGGAAGTCGGCATCAAGGGCCACCACATCAATGGGCTTGTGAGCCAGGCTCTGGCAGGCATCCACGAGGACGCAGGCGCCAACGGCATGGGCCGCGGGGATGACCTGATCGAGGGGATTGCAGCAACCCAGGGAATTGCTGATGTGCACCAGGCTCACGAGCCGAGTGCGCTCATTGAGCTGGGCCCGAAAATCCTCGAGATCCAGCTCGCCGGAATCGGTGATGCCCACATGGCGCAGCACGCAGCCGGTGCGCTGGGCCAACAGCTGCCAGGGCACCAGGTTGCTGTGGTGCTCCATCACCGTGAGCAGAATTTCATCCCCTTGCTTGAGGTTCGCGTCACCCCAGGTGCGCGCCACCAGATTGATGGCTTCGCTTGCATTGCGGGTGAAGACAATCTCCCGGGGACTGGCGGCATCAATGAAGGCCGCCGTCGTGCTGCGGGCCGCTTCGAAGGCATCGGTGGCACGGGCACTGAGCTGGTGAGCGCCGCGGTGCACGTTGGCGTTGTCGCAGCTGTAGTAGTGCTGCAGCGCCTCGAGCACCTGACGGGGCTTCTGGCTGGTGGCAGCGTGATCGAGATAAATCAGCGGCCTTCCGTCGGGGGCACGCTGCTTAAGAATCGGAAAATCGGCACGATATCGAGACGATAAATCCACAAAATCAGCACTGGATCGTGCTTCAGCAGCGATCGTCATGGGGCGAGACTCTCCATCACGCGCTCCAGGGGGCGCCAGGCCTGCGCAGCAGCAGGAAGCTGGGCAATCACCTCCTGACAGGCACCGCGCAGCAGCAGCGCCGTTGCATCCGCCGCAGCGATGCCCCGACTCTGGAGATAGAACAACTCATCGTCCTGAAGCTGCGACACGGTGGCGCCATGGGCGCAGCGCACATCGTCTGCCACGATCTCCAGCTCAGGTTTGGTGTCCACCCGGGCCCGGCCGGACAGCAGCAGGTTACGGCTCAACTGCGCGGCATTGGTGCGCTGCGCATCGCGGGGAACACTGATGGCGCCGTTAAAAATCGCGTGGGACTGCCCACCGGCCAGGCATTTCTGCAATTGATCCAGCTCCCCCTCCGGCCCGTCGAAGCGCACGGCGGTGTGGGTGGCCAGCTGCTGCTTGGCGCCAGTGACAGCCAGACCTTTAAGCACGGTCTCTGCCTGGCCATCCACCTGCACCACCCGGGGCTCCACCCGTCCCAGGTTCCAGCCCTGAACCACCGAAGTGAGGGCATAGGAGCTGCGGGGCTCCTGCTCAACGGCCAAATGGGCCATCAGCGATGACACCCCATCTGCAGTGGCCAGAACGCCATGGCGGAGTTGGGCCTCCTGCCCCAAATGAACTTCCAGCACATGACTGTGGGCCGACGCCCCCTCTGCCAGCAGCACCTGCATCAGCTCAAGCTCTGCCTTTTCCTCCAACAGCAGCAGCACCCGCGTGGCGTTCAACCCGGCACCCGCCGCCAGGACCAGCTCCAACGGGCCAACCCGTCCCCGCACCCTTAGGGCCAGGATCTGCTGGGCTTTGGCATGGTTTAACTCCACGGGCCAGACCTGGGCACAACCGCAGCGATCCAGGGTGTGGCCGAGGGCCTGCTCGAGTTCTTCGGCGTTCAGCGCCGTGATTCCCTCAGGAAGCACCTGGCCGGCCAGGGGATCATCAAAACCATTGAGCATCAGACGGGTCACACCGTCCAGGCTGGCCGGCAGGGACGTGGACGGTGGCGAGGCACTGACCGGCAATTCCGAAACGGCCGCAAGCCGCTTGAGGTCGGTGAGGCGCCAGGGCTCCTGGCGGCGGTTGGGCAGACCAAGCTGTTCAAGCGCGGCTCGACCGCGCTCTTGCACCGGTGCCAGCACACTGCTCGCCATGGTCAAGCTGCTCCTTGAGCGGCCAGCTCCTGATCGACCCAGTCATATCCAGTCTGCTCCAGCTCAAGGGCCAGCTCCCGTCCGCCAGTGCGCAGGATCCGGCCTGCCGCCATCACATGCACATAGTCCGGGGTGATCTCATCGAGAAGACGCTGGTAGTGGGTGATCAGCAGCGTGGCGTTGTCTTTCGTCGCCAGCTGGTTCACACCACCGGCCACGATGCGCAGGGCATCGATATCCAGGCCGGAGTCGGTTTCATCCAGGATCGCCACCACGGGCTCCAGCAGCGCCATCTGGAGAATCTCGTTGCGCTTTTTCTCGCCCCCGGAGAAGCCTTCATTGACGCTGCGCTCAAGGAAGGCAGGATCCATCTGCACCACCTTGAGCTTGTCGTTCACGTGATCCTCGAAGGCAAAGGTGTCGAGCTCCTCTTCCCCCTGTTTTTCCCGCCGGGCATTAGTAGACACCCGCAGGAATTCCAGGTTGCTGACGCCAGGGATTTCAACGGGGTACTGAAATCCGAGGAACACCCCCAGACGGGCCCGCTCTTCAGGTTCCAGCTCAAACAGACCCTGGCCGCGATAACGAACTGTGCCGCCCGTGACCCGGTAGGCCGGATGCCCGGCCAAAACCTTGGAAAGCGTGCTCTTGCCACTGCCGTTGCGACCCATCACGGCATGGACCTCACCAGCCCTCACCTGTAGATTCACCCCCTTGAGGATGGGCTTGTCCTCAACGGAGGCATGCAGGTCTTGGATATCGAGCAGCAGCTCAGCGTCAGGGCGAATCACGGAAGGCGTCGTTAAAAAACAGAGACAAGGTGGGGGAGGGGATCAGCCCACGGACCCCTCAAGTTTGAGGGCCAGCAATTTGTCGGCCTCAGCGGCGAACTCCATCGGCAGCTGATTGAAGACGTCGCGGCAGAAGCCGCTGACCATCATCGAAACGGCCTCTTCAAACCCGATGCCACGGCTCTGCAGGTAGAAAAGCTGGTCTTCGGAGATGCGACAGGTGCTGGCCTCGTGCTCAATGGCCGCCTGCGGCTGCTGCGAACGGATGTAGGGATAGGTGTTCGCAGCAGCTTGATCGCCGATCAGCATCGAATCGCACTGGCTGTAGTTGCGGGCACCCTTGGCATTAGGCCCCATCTGCACAAGACCGCGGTAGCTATTGCTGGAGCGGCCTGCACTGATGCCCTTGCTCACAATCGTGGAGCGGGTGCGCGGTCCGACATGAACCATCTTGGTGCCGGTGTCGGCCTGCTGGCAGTTGTTGGTGAGGGCCACGGAATAGAACTCACCCACCGAATCAGCACCCTGGAGCACGCAACTGGGGTACTTCCAGGTGATGGCAGAACCGGTCTCCACCTGGGTCCAGCTGATGCGGCTGCGATCACCGCGGCACTGGCCTCGTTTGGTCACGAAGTTGTAGATCCCGCCGACGCCGTTTTCATCACCGGCGTACCAGTTCTGAACCGTGGAATACTTGATTGAGGCATCGTCGAGAGCCACAAGTTCCACCACCGCCGCATGCAGCTGGTTGGTGTCGAACATCGGAGCCGTGCAGCCCTCGAGGTAACTCACGGACGCACCTTCTTCGGCCACGATCAAGGTGCGCTCGAACTGTCCGGTGTCGCCGGAATTGATCCGGAAGTAGGTGGAGAGCTCCATCGGGCACTCGACGCTCTTCGGAATGAAGACGAAGGATCCGTCACTGAACACCGCTGAGTTCAGGGCGGCGAAATAGTTGTCGTTGCTGGAAACAACAGTGCCGAGGTAGCGCTCAATCAGCTCGGGATGCTCTTTGACCGCTTCGCTGAAGGAGCAGAACACCACCCCGTGTTCCGCCAACTTCTCCTTGTAGGTGGTGGCAATCGAAACGCTGTCGAATACAGCATCCACGGCCACGTTGCTGAGGCGCTTCTGCTCACTCAGCGGGATGCCGAGCTTGTCGAAGGTTTCCAACAGCTTCGGATCCACTTCATCGAGGCTGGCCTTCTTCTCCTGCTGCTTGGGAGCCGCGTAATAAATGATGTCTTGGTAATCGATCTTGGGATAACCCAGAGCAGCCCAGTCGGGTTCTTCGAGGGTGAGCCAGTGGCGAAACGCCTTGAGCCGGAACTGCAGCAGGAAATCT is a genomic window containing:
- a CDS encoding SufS family cysteine desulfurase, with amino-acid sequence MTIAAEARSSADFVDLSSRYRADFPILKQRAPDGRPLIYLDHAATSQKPRQVLEALQHYYSCDNANVHRGAHQLSARATDAFEAARSTTAAFIDAASPREIVFTRNASEAINLVARTWGDANLKQGDEILLTVMEHHSNLVPWQLLAQRTGCVLRHVGITDSGELDLEDFRAQLNERTRLVSLVHISNSLGCCNPLDQVIPAAHAVGACVLVDACQSLAHKPIDVVALDADFLVGSSHKLCGPTGMGFLWARESLLEAMPPFLGGGEMIQDVFLDHSTWAVLPHKFEAGTPAIGEAVGMGAAIRYLQMVGLEAIQAWEAQLTRHLFARLQAIDGVRVLGPTPDQQPERGALATFLVDGVHANDIAALIDASGICIRSGHHCCQPLHRIYDVTASARASLSFTSTFEEIDRFSEELASTVAFLREHS
- the sufB gene encoding Fe-S cluster assembly protein SufB, with product MTSTSTRDLVSQPYKYGFVTEIETDKIAKGLSEEVVRLISAKKEEPDFLLQFRLKAFRHWLTLEEPDWAALGYPKIDYQDIIYYAAPKQQEKKASLDEVDPKLLETFDKLGIPLSEQKRLSNVAVDAVFDSVSIATTYKEKLAEHGVVFCSFSEAVKEHPELIERYLGTVVSSNDNYFAALNSAVFSDGSFVFIPKSVECPMELSTYFRINSGDTGQFERTLIVAEEGASVSYLEGCTAPMFDTNQLHAAVVELVALDDASIKYSTVQNWYAGDENGVGGIYNFVTKRGQCRGDRSRISWTQVETGSAITWKYPSCVLQGADSVGEFYSVALTNNCQQADTGTKMVHVGPRTRSTIVSKGISAGRSSNSYRGLVQMGPNAKGARNYSQCDSMLIGDQAAANTYPYIRSQQPQAAIEHEASTCRISEDQLFYLQSRGIGFEEAVSMMVSGFCRDVFNQLPMEFAAEADKLLALKLEGSVG
- a CDS encoding SufD family Fe-S cluster assembly protein; translated protein: MASSVLAPVQERGRAALEQLGLPNRRQEPWRLTDLKRLAAVSELPVSASPPSTSLPASLDGVTRLMLNGFDDPLAGQVLPEGITALNAEELEQALGHTLDRCGCAQVWPVELNHAKAQQILALRVRGRVGPLELVLAAGAGLNATRVLLLLEEKAELELMQVLLAEGASAHSHVLEVHLGQEAQLRHGVLATADGVSSLMAHLAVEQEPRSSYALTSVVQGWNLGRVEPRVVQVDGQAETVLKGLAVTGAKQQLATHTAVRFDGPEGELDQLQKCLAGGQSHAIFNGAISVPRDAQRTNAAQLSRNLLLSGRARVDTKPELEIVADDVRCAHGATVSQLQDDELFYLQSRGIAAADATALLLRGACQEVIAQLPAAAQAWRPLERVMESLAP
- the sufC gene encoding Fe-S cluster assembly ATPase SufC, producing the protein MIRPDAELLLDIQDLHASVEDKPILKGVNLQVRAGEVHAVMGRNGSGKSTLSKVLAGHPAYRVTGGTVRYRGQGLFELEPEERARLGVFLGFQYPVEIPGVSNLEFLRVSTNARREKQGEEELDTFAFEDHVNDKLKVVQMDPAFLERSVNEGFSGGEKKRNEILQMALLEPVVAILDETDSGLDIDALRIVAGGVNQLATKDNATLLITHYQRLLDEITPDYVHVMAAGRILRTGGRELALELEQTGYDWVDQELAAQGAA